In Sphaeramia orbicularis chromosome 5, fSphaOr1.1, whole genome shotgun sequence, the genomic stretch TACACACATTGCGTATGAAGTCCCTGCAGACACCATCCAGTGCCAGTCCACCTGGACCCCCACTTCCACCATTCCCACAACTGTTCCCATTCCCGAGAGCCCCTCCACCCCCCATTCCCCCAGATCCAGCGACGCCACCAACGCTTCCTCCTGAACCCCCTCTGCCCTCTGTAGACCCCCCAGCCAAACCAGATCCAGGTCCTCCTTCGTCCCCAAGACTCCCACCACTCCCACCACCACCTGACAGGTAGGAACTGTCCCGGTCAGGCATGGCGCTTGGCCCAGCACGAGGAGAATACAGCACTCATGTGTCTGAGGGGGGGCTGACGTGACCTGCAAACAATCACACAAGCAGATAAACAAAGTATAAATGTCTGGAACAGAGACATTTTCTATTCAAACTGCAAGATGAAAACATTAATTCCTAGTAAAATATGAACGGATCAGTTAGGAGACAATAACAAACACGGCCCGGAAGGTGTTGTTTATACTCAAGAAAGCGGAAACATTCACACGTGACAATAACTGCTTAGTAGTCAGTAGCAACTGACGGAGAAACAGCACTTCAGCTAAATGTCTCAAAAATAAACAGTGCATTCACACAAAATGACCAtggtaaaatattcaaatacaatcCCTGGCGGCCTGTTGCGATATAAAGTGCATTCCTTGCTATCATATTCCTGTATTGGTGAGTCTAAAATGGTTCTCTCGTCGTGCTAACATTAGCCAGCGAACGTCATTTGGCTAACTGCTAAATGCTAACGTTATCATACCAGATATACATGAAGAGCAAGATGCAAGATACAGCGGAGCGACTTCAACGGGGAAAACAAAACGTGTccagatatttatgcaaataacacacaaaaaggcTTGTGTTATTTGCGGCAATTCCTCACGACTCCCGTTCTGTTGGTTGTTTACCACATTTCTTAATGCAGCTTCTAATACCAACGAAGAAGAAGGGCTCCTTCCGTTTAGTCAAAGTGGTTTtcctgccatctagtggtcagtATTGGGAATTACAGCAAAAGTGCTTTTccgtttgctttttttttgttacccGGAATAAATGATGCATTGTTTTAGCAGGTGGAGGGATCCCTTGGCGATCTGCAGCTAAAATTACGATGAGATAATTCAAATAGGGGTTAAGGAACAACGCATATTTTAGTGCATCTTTCTACTACATGAGGCGGATCTTAACCAGACAAGGATTCTACAAAGTTGACGGATGAGTAAGTTAACTAAACTTTGTGCTCCACCCTGCTGCTGACGTGTAGACTCTACACCTGCATGTACATATGAAAATGAGCTGTCATACTGGAAGACAGGAGAGCAGAAGATAAAATACTCTGAGTTTTGTGTGAGTTGTTCTTCCTCTTTCCTCAGGTGACCCCAGCATGGCTCTGCATGCTGTTCTCTGGATACAGGCCTACACAGTCCTGGTGCTCTGCTTATCTCCAGCTCTGCCAGCTGCATCACAGACAAGAAGAAATTACTATGATACACTCAATGTTGAGCCAACAGCAACTGACAACCAGATAAAAAAGGCTTTCCGTTCACTGGCTGTAAAGTACCACCCAGATAAGAACAAGAGCATTGATGCAGAGAAGAATTTCAGAGACATTACTGAAGGTAAAATATGTCCACTGCCATTGGGGATGGATCACTTTGAATATAAATGATTTCTTCAGCTGTGTTTTTAATCATCTGTTGCATTGCCATAGTAGTGTAGTTGAGTTACTGTGTTTTTGAATAAGTattttttagagctgcaaccgattaatcgactcaaagtgatccaaaaaaatcattgaaccacaattctcctgaatcaaagctttgtttccttcatttctctgctgttaaacattggttccactgttgtgtttcacacggacgcttattgtgatgaacaaagaagcttcaattcaggaaaactgcaaaagAATATTTTCCTTCAATCAGTTCGAGTCAATTAATCAAATCATGAGTACTTGCATTCGCTTCaaacacctaatcgattaatcggttgcagctctagtattTTTAGAACTTTGTGGTGCTGTTTGGCATTGTTTCAAGTATCTTATTCATCCTGGATGATATAAATACTGATCAAATCATAGAAACACATCATAAAAGTCAATAAACACTGCAGTAAAAAGTTAACGCTGTAATTGTCATAAAGATAGCTCATATACTAGTTAAATTTACCTACTGGGGGAATCTaatctaaatatttttttctttctcctcctcaaGCTTATAAAGTACTCTCCAACAAAGACAACAGAAGACTCTATGACAGGTTAGGTCATGAAGCTTTCCTAAAAAATGGATCCCCCATTG encodes the following:
- the LOC115419847 gene encoding dnaJ homolog subfamily B member 9-like, whose amino-acid sequence is MSDPSMALHAVLWIQAYTVLVLCLSPALPAASQTRRNYYDTLNVEPTATDNQIKKAFRSLAVKYHPDKNKSIDAEKNFRDITEAYKVLSNKDNRRLYDRLGHEAFLKNGSPIDPEEEPDTSFHFDFADIFHDFEGSPFVEESHFMWSFPQDEEDDSGAYEHYSFHGPGFTFYHSDGDEDEGDHC